One window of Nostoc sp. C052 genomic DNA carries:
- a CDS encoding class I SAM-dependent methyltransferase, which produces MTAAVNTNPGLASRLVNGILAIQPLANLAKHQARQMMIKRAERIGVPWTQEVKTLQALDWKEDLAQVENPQLSYPDYYVTSFHAYETGNLSWQAAFEVEPAAYAVHAKIWQDAEEAQGDPMLRQSYHNILKSQIPNEPQDILDVGCSVGLSSFALQAVYPYAKITGLDLSPYFLAVANYRAQQRQANINWLHAQAESTGLPDASFDLVSIFLMCHELPQAPTRQILAEMRRVLRPGGYLAIMDMNPKSEVYKKMPAYILTLLKSTEPYLDEYFALDIEQAIVEAGFQTPTITNNTHRHRTVIAQVSG; this is translated from the coding sequence ATGACTGCTGCTGTAAACACTAATCCTGGTTTAGCTTCCCGCTTGGTGAATGGCATACTGGCAATCCAGCCTTTAGCTAACCTAGCCAAGCATCAAGCTAGACAAATGATGATTAAACGTGCCGAAAGAATTGGTGTGCCTTGGACGCAAGAAGTCAAAACACTACAGGCGCTTGATTGGAAGGAAGATTTAGCTCAAGTAGAAAATCCTCAGCTTTCCTACCCCGATTATTATGTCACCTCATTTCATGCCTACGAAACCGGAAATCTCAGTTGGCAAGCTGCTTTTGAGGTAGAACCTGCTGCTTACGCTGTCCACGCGAAGATTTGGCAGGATGCTGAAGAAGCCCAAGGCGATCCGATGCTGCGCCAGAGTTACCACAATATCCTGAAAAGTCAAATCCCCAATGAGCCGCAAGACATCTTAGATGTCGGGTGTAGTGTTGGCTTGAGTAGTTTTGCCCTACAAGCAGTTTATCCCTATGCCAAAATTACAGGCTTGGATTTATCTCCTTACTTCTTAGCCGTTGCCAATTACCGTGCCCAACAACGTCAAGCTAATATTAACTGGCTTCACGCCCAAGCTGAATCTACAGGGCTACCTGATGCCTCTTTTGATTTAGTTTCCATTTTCTTAATGTGCCACGAATTACCCCAAGCGCCAACCCGACAGATTTTAGCTGAAATGCGGCGCGTGCTGCGTCCAGGTGGCTACTTGGCAATTATGGATATGAATCCCAAATCTGAAGTTTACAAAAAAATGCCAGCCTACATTTTGACTTTGCTCAAAAGTACTGAACCGTATTTAGATGAATACTTCGCTTTGGACATTGAGCAAGCTATTGTTGAGGCGGGTTTCCAAACTCCTACTATCACCAACAACACCCACCGTCACCGTACAGTGATTGCTCAGGTGAGTGGTTGA